A region of the Arenibacter antarcticus genome:
ACCTTGACTTTAAGCATAATTATGAAGAAAAATTAAAAATAGTAGAACGTGCCGAAGTTTTAGTAACGGTAGAGGACTTAAGTGCAGCCTTTCAAGAGTTACAAAGCCTTCACAAGATTTGGAAAGAAGATATTGGGCCTGTAGGAAAAGAGAATAGAGAGGAAATATGGGATCGCTTTAGCAAGGCTACAAAACAACTTCACCAAAGAAGGCAGGAACACTACAAGGAACTCGAAAAGGATTATGAGGTTAATTTGGTTAAGAAAAACCAAATAATCGAATCCATAAAAAATATAGTCTCCAATATTGCCACCAAACACAAAGACCTACAACAGCAGATCGGGGAAATAGAAAAACTCAGAGATCAATTTTTTAAAGCTGGAAAGGTCCCACAAAAGGTAAACGAACAAACTTGGGCAAATTTTAAGGATGCTGTTCGAGAATTTAATAGGAATAAGAACAACTATTATAAAAATCTAAAGAAAGAACAACAGGTTAATTTAGATAAAAAAAGGGCCTTATTAGACCTTGCCATATCCCTTAAGGAAAGCGAGGATTGGGATAGCACGACCCAAGAAATGAAAAGGATCCAAAATGAATGGAAAAAAATTGGACACGTACCTAGAAAATATTCCGATAAAATCTGGAAAGAATTCAAAACTGCTTGCAACCATTATTTTGATCGTTTCCACGCCTTAAAAAATGAGGCACATAAGGAGGAAGCCGAAAATTTTGACCTTAAGAATGCCTGCTTGGAAAAATTGAAGCAATTTGAATTGAGCGGTAACAAGAACAAGGATTTGACCACCCTTAAGGAATTAATTGCCGAATGGAAGGAATCTGGCAAAGTACCCTACAACAAAAAGAGCATTAATGCTAAGTTCAACAAGATTTTGGATGCCATTTTCAAGAAATTGGACATCAACCGACAAGAGGCCGAACTTCTAAAATACGGAAACAAGATTCAGCAGTTGGCCAACAATGACAACGACTATGCTATTTCTAACGAGCGTACTTTTATAAGAAGAAAAATAGACGACAGCAAGAACGAGATCAGGCAATTGGAGAATAACCTTCAGTTCTTCTCCAATGCTTCCGAGGACAACCCTGTAGTCAAGGAGGTTATTAAAAACATAAATAACCACAAAGATTCATTGGCCACTTGGAAGGCAAAGCTCAAGAAATTGAATATATTAGAAAATAATTTAATCAAGGAAGCCGAAGAATCGGAGGGGGAGCAAAGCGCAACCGAAGAGGAGGCCTAATTTGGTTGAACCGGGTCCATTGCGATAAGCAAGGATCTGTGCACAATTATGTACAAACACCCCATTTACCGTCGGTAAATGGGGTGTTATATTTAAATGAGGTAGCAGCAATACACCAGCCCACTAGTTTTGCTTTATTTTAGACACCTCCTACCACCTCTTCTAACTTGTTAGAGACATTACACTTTCCCATTCTTGGAAATACTTTGTACTATGTATTAAACACAATAAAAAAAGTCACTCTAAATGCGGGGAAACCCACACATTAAGAATGACTTGATGTAGTCTTAAATTAAGCGATTTACACGCTTTTAAGCTGCTCCTTCAAGGATACCTGCTATCATCTATTTAGCGACGTTTACAGCCCTTGTTTCCCGGATAACGGTAACTTTCACCTGCCCAGGATAGGTCATATCGGTCTGTATTTTTTGAGAAATTTCAAAAGAAAGTTCTGCTGCTCTGTCATCGCTAACTCTTTCACTTTCCACGATAACCCTAAGTTCTCTCCCCGCTTGGATGGCATATGCTTTTTGCACCCCACCAAATCCGAAAGCGATCTCTTCTAAGTCTTTTAGACGTTGGATATAGGAATCCAACACCTGTCTTCTTGCACCCGGCCTGGCACCGCTAATAGCATCACACACCTGTACGATAGGAGCGATCAAGGTCTTCATCTCAATCTCATCGTGGTGAGCTCCTATAGCGTTGCAAACATCTTCTTTTTCACCAAATTTCTCCGCCCATTGCATTCCAAGGATAGCATGTGGGGTCTCTACTTCGGCTTCTGTGTTGGGCACCTTACCAATATCGTGCAATAGACCTGCACGTTTTGCCAATTTTGGGTTTAAACCTAGTTCGGCCGCCATAACTCCACAGAGTTTAGCTACCTCTCTAGAGTGTTGTAAAAGATTCTGACCATAAGAGGATCTGTATTTCATTCTCCCCACGGCTTTAATCAATTCTGGATGCAGTCCATGTATTCCAAGATCGATTACGGTACGTTTACCAATTTCAACTATCTCTTCCTCTATCTGTTTCTCTGTCTTTTTCACGACCTCCTCAATACGTGCCGGATGTATCCTTCCGTCGGTAACTAATTTATGAAGTGATAGTCGGGCAACTTCCCTTCTAACGGAATCGAAACACGAAAGGATAATAGCCTCTGGGGTATCGTCTACAATGATCTCTACGCCTGTTGCCGCTTCCAAAGCCCTAATATTTCTACCCTCACGGCCTATAATTCTACCCTTAACATCATCGGATTCCAAATTAAACACAGAGACACAATTTTCAACGGCCTCTTCAGTTCCAATTCGCTGTATCGTATTTATTACAATTTTCTTAGCCTCCTGATGCGCCGTAAGTTTAGCTTCCTCAATAGTGTTCTGTATAAAGGACATGGCATCGGATTTGGCGGTTTCCTTTAGGGATTCCAACAATTGTGATTTCGCATCATCTGCAGACAATCCAGAAATAACTTCCAACTGTTGCACTTGGCTTTTATGAAGTTTTTCTAACTCGGATTGTTTCTTGTCGAAAAACTCGCTTTTATAATCGACTTCTTTCAACTTGCTTTCCAGTTGATCACTCATTTTCTTCCCCTTAGCAAGTTCACTACTCACTTGAGATTCTTTATCTCTTGTGCGTTTTTCTGCTTCGGAGATCTTTTTATCCTTGTTTATTATAACCTTTTCATGTTCGGCCTTAAGCTCCAAAAACTTTTCTTTGGCCTGGAAAATTTTGTCTTTTTTAATATTATCACCTTCAATTTGAGCCTCCTTAACGATGTTGGCTCCTTCTTTTTTTGCGTTGGAAATGATCTTGGACCCCTTGCCCTTCTCCATAAACTTTGCAATGGCAAAACCGATCACCAGTCCAACCAAACCCATTATTATTGCTATACTCTCCATATATATGTTAAAATTTAATAAAAAAAAAGCCCACATTGACGGAAGATTTGTACAAACCCCGATAAACAGGTTTAGGGCTACCAGACTGATCAAGGATCCTTATACTAGTAAGGCTTGCTTTTACAATCTAAACTCACCCTTTTCAAACAAATTAGTGTTGAGTTTGTCAAAAATTAATTACCAATGTGGGCAGTAACTATATTTATTTTAAAGAACGTTATTTTATCCCTAGCTTGGAATCTATCAACTGGTCTAATGCTTTGAGTCGCTCAGCGGTTTCCGCCACACCATCCATTTCATCTATTCCCTTTTGCTCAATCTTAGAGGCAAACTGTAGTGCGCACATGGCCAACACATCCTGTTTATCCCGTACAGCATAGTTTTGCTCAAATTTCTTTGCCAACTGCTCTATATTCTTAGCGGCCTTTCTTAGACCCTCTTCTTGTGAGGGGTCTATGGTTAGCGGATATACCCTATCTGCTATAGAAAGCTTAATTTTGAGCTTTTCTGCCATATTATCGATTTACATTATTCCGAAAGTTGTACAATACAATGATCCAATTCCCTTATTAATGTATTTATTTTAAGCTTCGCTTCAGTTTTATTTGTATCACTGCCCAGCATTGTACTTGCCAACTTCAGTGAATTGTATTTCTCCTGCCATTCAACTACCGAAGCTGTTGTTGCTTCGTGATCATTCTTAACAGCAAGCAATTCCTCTTCTAATTTAAGGTTCGTTTGCTGTAAAAGCGTTAGCTGGTGCAACAACTTACTTATTTTATTCTCTAAAGAATCTACAATATCAACCAATTCACTCATATGCAAATAGCAATGCATTTTACACAAAGTTAATATACCTCGCTCTACTAAGCAATTCTTTTTTCGATTATTCTGAAAGTAATAATTCAACAACTTGTAACTACCCTATCTATGCAACTTGTAACTTATTTAAAACTAAGACTTTTTTTTGATTTTGAAAGGTATTAATTACTTTCGCTTCAATTTAGAAATACTATGAGAGGGACTATTTTAGGATTTTATTTATTACTTGCACTTTTTGGTTATGGACAAGCAGAATATCCTACGGATGTTTTTAGGCCCCCATTGGATATTCCCATAATTTTATCGGGAACTTTCGGGGAATTACGATCCAATCATTTTCATGCTGGGGTAGATATAAAGACACAACAAAGAGAAGGAATCCCTGTGTACTCCATTGGTGACGGAAGGATTACTAGAATAAAGGTTTCACCATGGGGGTACGGCAAGGCCATTTATATTGCCCATCCCAATGGTTATACTTCGGTCTACGGCCATCTTCAAAAGTTTTCTCCAGAAATTGAAGCTTATGTAAAGAAAGTACAATACCAAAAAAAGTCGTTCGCCGTTGAGATATTTCCCGAAATAACCGAACTACCACTCCTTAAAGGGTCGCTTATTGCCTATTCTGGAAATACAGGTGGATCTGCCGGGCCCCATCTCCATTTCGAAATTAGAAGCAGCGCGTCGGAGATGCCCACAAATCCCTTACTTTACGGGTTAGAGGTCCGTGATGCCACAAACCCCACCCTGCTTGCCGCCTATGCCTATCCTTTATCAGATGATGCGCAGGTAAACCAAAGTCGGGACAAGGTGAAATTAATGTACCACCGCCAGGCAGACGGTTCCTATTTGGCAGATAAGGTAACCGCTACCGGACTCCTAGGATTTGGAATAAACACCTACGATAGACAGGATCTGGCCGCGAACAAGAATGGACCATATTCAATAAAACAATTTGTGAATGGAAAATTATACACGGATTATGCTTTTGAAACCTTTTCCTTTCCCGAAGGGAGATACATAAATACGCTTATAGATTATGCCCATTATGCAACGCATCAAGAAAGGATTCAAAAATGCTATAAAGACCCCAGTAATTTATTGAGCATTTACAATACTATTTACAACGACGGAAAAATAGCAATTACCGAAGGACTTTCATACAATGTGGAAATTCACATCAGTGATTTGGCGGGAAATACGACAAAATTGATTATTCCGGTGGAAGGGAAAATTCAAGAAATTAAAATCCCAAGAAAGGACGAAAAGACTGATACTTACATCATTGCCAAAAAACCGAATAATTTTGACCTGGATGGCGCCAAGGTATATTTCCCTGCCAATACCTTCTATGATAATTTCTATATCGACCTAAAGAAAGGAAAGGATACGGTAACTATCCACAATAGCAAAGTTCCCGTACATAGGAATTTTACAATAACTTTTGACGTTTCAAAATACTCCAATGAAGAAAGAAGTCAGATGTTTATAGGCAGATTGGACAAGAACCTAACCCCTAATTATTCATCCACCTATAAACGAGGGAATACCTTTACATCTAGGACACGAAATTTGGGGACGTATACACTTGCAAAGGATACCGTAGCCCCTAGGATACGTCCGAAAAATTTTAAGGACAAGCAGTGGCTTACCAATTATAATTATTTAAGCCTTAGAATAGACGATAATTTAAGCGGGATAGACACGTATACAGCTACCTTAAACGGGGAGTGGATACTTATGGAGTATGAACCAAAGGACAATACCATAACCTATAACTTTGATGATGTTATTCTGGATAAGAAACAGTGCGACTTAAAAGTTATCGTTACCGATAACGTAGGCAACAGCAGCACATTTACCAGTACCTTTTATCGAAAATAAAAATTAAAGGAAATTTGGACAACTTTTAAAAGTGGAACTAAATAACTTTAGCCATACAAGGGTTTTAATTTCTAAAGCGCACCGTTTTTAAATGAATACATTAAGAAATCATTAGGGAATTGGTTTAGGAAATTCCCATATTTTTGCAATTGCATAAATTCTATTCCTAAAAATGAGCTTTCCCTTTAGGAGAGGGAAAGAAATAAAATGAAGATCTATTTCAGCAACTCACTTTCCATACTTAATTGGGCTGTCCAAAATAGGGATCGTATTAAAAACTTTTAAAATAAAACCTTCGGATGAAAAATAAGTTTCTATTCCTATTTGCCCTAATATGTTTCAGCCTAAATGCCCAAAAGAACATATACGAGAGCGATAAATTTGACGAGCTTAGCCAAAAGCACGAAACCTTGGCTATTATCCCCTTTATTACGAATTTGGAACTCAAAGACAAAATTTCAGCAATAGAATTGAAACACTTGGAACAAAAAGAGGGCTACGAGGTACAAAATGCCTTAGAGACCTATTTTTCCAAAAGAAAGAAAAAAAAGAAATTCTCAGTGGAATTTCAAAACACCAAGAACACCAACGCTCTATTAAATCAGGAGAACATAACCTATGAAAATATAGACATCTATACCGTAAAACAGCTCTGCGAAATTTTAGGGGTAGATGGTCTTATCAGCGGCAGTCTAGATCTCAACGTACTTTTATCTAAAGGGGTCTCTACAGATTTTAGACTAATGGACTATATTAACGGAGATGCCAATTACGGTAGGATAGGGGTAAAAATAAGCGATGGATCCACAGGTAAATTACTTTGGAAATACGAAAAACAGATCAATAAAAAATCGGGCAAAAACACTACCGATCTTATAGAACAAATGATGAAAATGACCACAAGGAAGTTCCCGTATGATCGGGAACGTCCACGGGATAGAAGAAAGAGCTAGTTTTTATCAAACTCTTGCAATACTTGGATCACATAATCCAATTCTTCCTTGGTATTGTATTTGGAAAATGAGAATCTCAAGGAGGGCTTTTTACTATTTTCCGCAGAAAGTATCTCCATAAGCACATGCGAACCAAGATTACTTCCAGACTGACAAGCACTTCCGGCGGAACACGCTATTCCATTGATATCTAAGTGAAACAATAACATCAGGGCCTTTTCTGGATCAAATGGAAGACAGACATTTACCAACGTATACGTACTTTTTACCATTTTACCAGAATGCCCATTAAATTGCACCTCTGGAATGGCCGCCTGTAATTTCTCCAAAAAGTATTGCTTTAGACTACTTATATATTCTCTCTCCTCCACTAGATTTTGATACGCCAAAACAAAAGCCTCTTCCAAGCCCACAATATTGTGAAACGGTTCTGTCCCCGCCCTAAATCCGCGTTCCTGGGAACCGCCCAAAATCATAGGTTTTAGACCCGAATTTCTTTTGATATAAGCAAAGCCAATTCCTTTTGGTCCATGAAATTTATGAGCAGCAGCCGTAAGAAAATGAATATGTGTTTTCTGCAAGTCCCAAGAAAAATGACCAATAGACTGCACGGTATCGGAATGAAACAAGGCTTCATATTGCGCACAAAGCTTCCCTACAGCATCAATATCCAGCACGTTTCCAATCTCATTGTTCACGTGCATTAAACTAACCAGTTTTTTATGGTCGTCTTTTTTTAGCAAAGATTCTAAATGTCCTAAGTCTGGATTACCAAATTCGTCCAATTCCACATATTGAAGGCTAATCCCATACTCCTGCTCCAATTCCCAAGCCGTATGCAAGACCGCATGATGCTCTATTTTTGAAGTGATTAGGGTTTTAACCCCAAGATCCCTCACCGCACAACGCAGCACCATATTATCTGCCTCGGTACCACCAGAGGTGAAAATAATTTCGGATGGATGGGCATTAAGTTGTTTTGCAATCGTTTTTCTAGCCTTTTCGATACCTGTTTTTGCGGATCTGCCAAAACTGTGGGAAGAAGAAGGATTCCCATAACAGTTCGTCAAGGCTTCCTGCATTTTCACTATTACCTCTGGCCTAACCTGGGTTGTTGCGGCGCTATCCAAATATACTCTTTTCATTGAAAAATATTGAATTCATAAAAATTCCCATACCAAAATACAGGAGTACAAAAATACTTGAAATAAAGTTAATTTACTGTAAAATACGGGTAGAGGTCTAGGTTTATAACTTAAATTTCGATTAAATTTGAAGCATGAAAAATATTTTGTTATTCGTTTTATTGATAAGCCTTTATTCCTGCGACGATGGAGACCTACAGATTGAAACGATAAATTTTGACGATAGTGAA
Encoded here:
- a CDS encoding cell division protein ZapA; protein product: MAEKLKIKLSIADRVYPLTIDPSQEEGLRKAAKNIEQLAKKFEQNYAVRDKQDVLAMCALQFASKIEQKGIDEMDGVAETAERLKALDQLIDSKLGIK
- a CDS encoding DUF349 domain-containing protein — encoded protein: MLEDKEDKLQNNVGEEENPGKTETSNNLTNSEVTPAISDHENEGSGSDEDSGDQNLTAKPEDDTTNVGEGIEVEEEKETTSPKNDDVESTQPSAIKDNSDSATEKSSPQSSPKLDSTEKEEDVLEEIDESNAEDAEDKDNEQRHQIHMPDYHSMSMENLVGELQRLVRNEKVQAIKKHVDGIKYEFDLKFQELIDEKKEEFISSGGNEIDFRYNSVTKRQFNEVYSDYREKRNTYYKNLEQGLKANLANRLEIINDLKGLVNIEEDINTTYKNFKDIQERWKIAGPIPRTNYNDVWRTYQHHIEIFYDFLHLNRELRDLDFKHNYEEKLKIVERAEVLVTVEDLSAAFQELQSLHKIWKEDIGPVGKENREEIWDRFSKATKQLHQRRQEHYKELEKDYEVNLVKKNQIIESIKNIVSNIATKHKDLQQQIGEIEKLRDQFFKAGKVPQKVNEQTWANFKDAVREFNRNKNNYYKNLKKEQQVNLDKKRALLDLAISLKESEDWDSTTQEMKRIQNEWKKIGHVPRKYSDKIWKEFKTACNHYFDRFHALKNEAHKEEAENFDLKNACLEKLKQFELSGNKNKDLTTLKELIAEWKESGKVPYNKKSINAKFNKILDAIFKKLDINRQEAELLKYGNKIQQLANNDNDYAISNERTFIRRKIDDSKNEIRQLENNLQFFSNASEDNPVVKEVIKNINNHKDSLATWKAKLKKLNILENNLIKEAEESEGEQSATEEEA
- the rny gene encoding ribonuclease Y, giving the protein MESIAIIMGLVGLVIGFAIAKFMEKGKGSKIISNAKKEGANIVKEAQIEGDNIKKDKIFQAKEKFLELKAEHEKVIINKDKKISEAEKRTRDKESQVSSELAKGKKMSDQLESKLKEVDYKSEFFDKKQSELEKLHKSQVQQLEVISGLSADDAKSQLLESLKETAKSDAMSFIQNTIEEAKLTAHQEAKKIVINTIQRIGTEEAVENCVSVFNLESDDVKGRIIGREGRNIRALEAATGVEIIVDDTPEAIILSCFDSVRREVARLSLHKLVTDGRIHPARIEEVVKKTEKQIEEEIVEIGKRTVIDLGIHGLHPELIKAVGRMKYRSSYGQNLLQHSREVAKLCGVMAAELGLNPKLAKRAGLLHDIGKVPNTEAEVETPHAILGMQWAEKFGEKEDVCNAIGAHHDEIEMKTLIAPIVQVCDAISGARPGARRQVLDSYIQRLKDLEEIAFGFGGVQKAYAIQAGRELRVIVESERVSDDRAAELSFEISQKIQTDMTYPGQVKVTVIRETRAVNVAK
- a CDS encoding cysteine desulfurase family protein — protein: MKRVYLDSAATTQVRPEVIVKMQEALTNCYGNPSSSHSFGRSAKTGIEKARKTIAKQLNAHPSEIIFTSGGTEADNMVLRCAVRDLGVKTLITSKIEHHAVLHTAWELEQEYGISLQYVELDEFGNPDLGHLESLLKKDDHKKLVSLMHVNNEIGNVLDIDAVGKLCAQYEALFHSDTVQSIGHFSWDLQKTHIHFLTAAAHKFHGPKGIGFAYIKRNSGLKPMILGGSQERGFRAGTEPFHNIVGLEEAFVLAYQNLVEEREYISSLKQYFLEKLQAAIPEVQFNGHSGKMVKSTYTLVNVCLPFDPEKALMLLFHLDINGIACSAGSACQSGSNLGSHVLMEILSAENSKKPSLRFSFSKYNTKEELDYVIQVLQEFDKN
- a CDS encoding M23 family metallopeptidase → MRGTILGFYLLLALFGYGQAEYPTDVFRPPLDIPIILSGTFGELRSNHFHAGVDIKTQQREGIPVYSIGDGRITRIKVSPWGYGKAIYIAHPNGYTSVYGHLQKFSPEIEAYVKKVQYQKKSFAVEIFPEITELPLLKGSLIAYSGNTGGSAGPHLHFEIRSSASEMPTNPLLYGLEVRDATNPTLLAAYAYPLSDDAQVNQSRDKVKLMYHRQADGSYLADKVTATGLLGFGINTYDRQDLAANKNGPYSIKQFVNGKLYTDYAFETFSFPEGRYINTLIDYAHYATHQERIQKCYKDPSNLLSIYNTIYNDGKIAITEGLSYNVEIHISDLAGNTTKLIIPVEGKIQEIKIPRKDEKTDTYIIAKKPNNFDLDGAKVYFPANTFYDNFYIDLKKGKDTVTIHNSKVPVHRNFTITFDVSKYSNEERSQMFIGRLDKNLTPNYSSTYKRGNTFTSRTRNLGTYTLAKDTVAPRIRPKNFKDKQWLTNYNYLSLRIDDNLSGIDTYTATLNGEWILMEYEPKDNTITYNFDDVILDKKQCDLKVIVTDNVGNSSTFTSTFYRK